A genome region from Maridesulfovibrio salexigens DSM 2638 includes the following:
- a CDS encoding sensor histidine kinase, with protein MNIKGIFKPEFWDADPKSAGPYKQLFDYKRIWQLCIGILVAVSLVPILIMASIDFSVTRGAIISENTLEAARTTSNTRRSVSYFLEERKSALQLLVEMHDFRSFHDPEKLGEMLSSLKKSFGGFIDLGVINKAGKQVAYVGPYNLEGREYAGQDWFEQTVEQGIYISEVFLGFRDSPHLVIALKHMLDEKTNHFKILRATLDTKQFNGILSSLVLSAGEDVFLVNREGILQTPSKWNGEIFSKIGFELPEESFRTKVEQISYRKGAPAMVGYAYLENTPFVLLYVKTEAEYMGGWQSSRDTVTWFTIISIAVIILVMWAVASYLVDRIYIADMTRSKALQQMEHHNRMASIGRLAAGVAHEINNPLAIINEKAGLLKDLFTFSKAYDADERVIGLVDSVIGSVERCGRITKRLLGFSRQTDMEFRPVYPRKVIDTVLSFLDKEAEYRCIDVSVDVDDGIYEVVTDRGKLEQVLLNLINNAFQAMKDGGALWIRVERGDEGQVLFSVKDNGCGIPESDLKRIFEPFYSTKKQSGGTGLGLSITYGLVQDLGGEMKVQSQLGKGTEFSFMLPVVPNINGES; from the coding sequence ATGAACATAAAGGGAATATTCAAGCCGGAATTCTGGGATGCGGACCCCAAGTCCGCAGGACCTTACAAGCAGCTGTTTGACTACAAGCGAATCTGGCAGCTTTGTATTGGAATCCTTGTTGCGGTATCTCTTGTTCCCATTTTGATTATGGCTTCCATCGATTTCAGCGTCACCCGGGGAGCGATTATATCTGAAAATACCCTGGAGGCGGCTAGGACTACGTCCAATACCCGCCGTTCGGTTTCTTACTTTCTGGAGGAGCGGAAATCAGCATTACAGCTGCTGGTTGAAATGCATGATTTCCGCTCTTTCCATGATCCTGAGAAACTGGGTGAGATGCTGAGTTCATTGAAAAAAAGTTTCGGTGGATTCATTGATCTCGGTGTTATTAACAAAGCTGGTAAGCAGGTTGCCTATGTTGGTCCTTACAATCTTGAGGGCCGGGAATATGCAGGACAGGACTGGTTCGAGCAGACTGTGGAGCAGGGCATTTACATCAGTGAAGTCTTTCTGGGATTTCGAGATAGCCCGCACCTTGTCATCGCCTTAAAGCATATGCTTGACGAGAAGACCAACCATTTCAAGATTCTGCGTGCTACTCTCGATACCAAGCAGTTTAACGGAATTCTGTCTTCATTGGTTCTTTCTGCCGGGGAAGATGTCTTTCTGGTGAACAGGGAAGGGATTCTACAAACTCCATCCAAATGGAACGGTGAGATTTTCTCAAAGATAGGTTTTGAACTCCCTGAAGAATCCTTCCGTACCAAAGTGGAACAAATTTCTTATCGCAAGGGTGCTCCGGCCATGGTTGGCTACGCCTATCTTGAAAATACCCCTTTCGTACTTCTCTATGTGAAGACTGAAGCCGAGTACATGGGCGGTTGGCAGAGCTCCCGCGATACGGTGACCTGGTTCACCATTATCAGTATTGCAGTCATTATTCTGGTTATGTGGGCGGTAGCTTCTTATCTGGTTGATCGTATCTACATAGCTGATATGACCCGTTCCAAGGCTTTGCAGCAGATGGAACATCATAATCGCATGGCCTCCATTGGACGTCTGGCTGCCGGGGTGGCTCACGAGATCAATAACCCCTTGGCTATCATCAATGAAAAAGCCGGACTGCTTAAAGATCTTTTTACTTTCAGCAAGGCTTACGATGCTGATGAGCGGGTTATAGGACTCGTGGATTCAGTTATCGGTTCTGTTGAACGTTGCGGACGGATTACCAAGCGGCTGCTGGGATTTTCCCGTCAGACCGATATGGAATTTCGTCCGGTTTATCCACGTAAGGTGATCGATACAGTTCTGAGTTTTCTGGATAAGGAAGCTGAGTATCGCTGCATTGATGTGAGTGTGGACGTGGATGATGGAATTTATGAGGTGGTCACTGATAGAGGCAAGCTTGAGCAGGTTTTACTGAACCTGATTAACAATGCCTTTCAGGCCATGAAAGACGGGGGAGCCCTTTGGATCAGGGTTGAGCGTGGAGATGAAGGGCAAGTGCTGTTTTCAGTGAAAGATAACGGATGTGGCATTCCCGAATCTGACTTGAAAAGAATTTTTGAACCGTTTTATTCAACTAAAAAACAATCAGGCGGAACCGGGCTGGGATTATCTATTACCTATGGTCTGGTGCAGGATCTTGGCGGTGAAATGAAGGTTCAGAGCCAGCTGGGTAAAGGTACTGAGTTCAGCTTCATGCTGCCTGTTGTTCCCAATATAAATGGGGAGAGTTAG
- a CDS encoding methyl-accepting chemotaxis protein, translated as MLKIRTQLILGFGAVLTLLLVLGGSTYVLNLKSIATSKEIAEDDVPGAICYLLLLDKIGDMQTCVLEYLSGEVEEAQGFKENHRELNSRFAALVKLESNHSEEVAKVKQISGLIDSFADSAEREVFRAYNPETEKWAYGKAKEIEETLGTELEDILDRLKDEEYENGMKAASIDEIRNQFLPGLKYYYEMVDETEDMLGSIRGYVSGTETKKSFEKDADSFRAFLKEIKKFDHAPEELVEFERIEKIFLAIESEAQNIFNKYDPQSRQRAIDAADVMENDIFDKLETILDTSAHEEVAEAKTALFDLEDSLNKVNLVVIVVTAVSFLLGVIITLLITRRLNCQLGGIRDFAGKVAAGDLNAKLEGDHPAELESVKVEIERMVINLKQRLGYAQGVLDGISARFPVLTLDSDGKINFTNKMLLDAYGHSGSPESYKGKMLSAIDADYHNSPVLEALKSRRMAQQELTVRAGNEDHILEVNANPVFDLDNNLMGVFCVFYDLTPIRKQQKEIEDKNILMADIAEQATGITDLVSRESDKLAVQVSQTSQGALRQSDRTSETATAMEEMNATVIEVARNASDAAHNASSARDAASSGADMIQSLISSITDVYAEMDLLRNNMDDLGTQAQDIGAIITVIEDISDQTNLLALNAAIEAARAGEAGRGFAVVADEVRKLAEKSMDATKEVAQAISNIQIGTTASIEATGNATQSVEHSTKLAEESGKVLDSIVGIVGETAVQVESIAAASEEQSAASEEVTHAMDEINTISGETAKSMQHAASTVESVAHNAQELKSLISQLKKS; from the coding sequence ATGTTAAAAATACGTACTCAACTTATTCTGGGGTTCGGAGCTGTCCTTACCCTGCTTCTAGTTCTAGGAGGAAGCACCTATGTTCTGAATTTGAAAAGTATAGCAACTTCCAAAGAGATTGCTGAGGACGATGTTCCGGGTGCGATCTGTTATCTTCTGCTACTTGATAAAATTGGTGATATGCAGACCTGTGTTCTGGAATATTTGTCTGGTGAAGTCGAAGAGGCTCAGGGGTTTAAAGAAAACCATAGGGAATTGAATTCGCGCTTTGCGGCTTTAGTCAAACTGGAGTCAAATCATTCCGAAGAAGTTGCAAAGGTTAAACAGATATCGGGACTTATAGATTCTTTTGCAGATTCTGCAGAGAGGGAAGTTTTTCGAGCCTACAATCCCGAAACGGAAAAGTGGGCTTACGGCAAAGCGAAAGAAATTGAAGAAACTCTGGGTACTGAGTTGGAAGATATTCTGGATCGGTTAAAAGACGAAGAATATGAAAACGGGATGAAGGCCGCCAGCATTGATGAGATAAGAAACCAGTTTTTACCAGGCTTGAAATACTATTATGAAATGGTTGATGAGACAGAGGATATGCTTGGCTCAATCAGAGGTTATGTCTCTGGGACAGAAACCAAGAAATCTTTCGAAAAAGATGCAGATTCGTTTCGTGCGTTTCTTAAAGAAATAAAGAAATTCGATCATGCGCCTGAAGAGCTGGTCGAATTTGAACGTATAGAAAAAATATTTCTGGCAATAGAATCTGAAGCGCAGAATATTTTTAACAAGTATGATCCACAGTCCCGCCAGCGTGCGATTGATGCCGCCGATGTCATGGAAAATGATATTTTCGACAAGTTGGAAACTATCTTGGACACTTCTGCACACGAAGAAGTTGCGGAAGCAAAAACTGCACTTTTTGATTTAGAGGATTCTTTAAATAAAGTGAATTTGGTGGTGATTGTTGTAACTGCTGTTTCATTTTTGCTCGGTGTAATAATCACTTTGTTGATCACCAGACGCCTCAACTGTCAACTCGGAGGAATCCGTGACTTTGCCGGTAAGGTTGCAGCCGGAGATCTGAATGCTAAGCTTGAGGGTGATCATCCCGCAGAGTTGGAGTCAGTTAAGGTTGAAATTGAACGGATGGTAATTAATCTCAAGCAGCGTTTGGGCTATGCTCAGGGTGTACTGGACGGAATCTCTGCACGTTTTCCTGTATTGACTCTTGATTCCGATGGAAAAATTAATTTCACAAACAAGATGTTGCTGGATGCGTACGGGCATAGCGGAAGTCCTGAATCCTATAAGGGTAAAATGCTTTCCGCCATTGATGCCGATTACCATAATTCTCCTGTTTTGGAGGCTTTGAAATCGCGTCGGATGGCACAGCAGGAATTGACTGTTCGAGCCGGTAATGAGGATCATATCCTAGAAGTAAACGCCAACCCAGTTTTTGATTTGGATAACAATCTAATGGGAGTCTTCTGTGTCTTTTATGATCTTACTCCCATTAGAAAACAGCAGAAAGAAATTGAAGATAAAAACATATTGATGGCGGATATTGCAGAGCAGGCAACAGGAATAACCGATCTGGTTTCCCGTGAGTCCGATAAGTTGGCTGTGCAGGTCTCTCAAACAAGTCAGGGCGCGCTTCGCCAGAGTGACCGTACTTCTGAAACTGCTACGGCTATGGAAGAGATGAATGCCACTGTCATTGAGGTGGCCCGCAATGCCTCGGATGCAGCACATAATGCATCATCTGCAAGGGATGCTGCTTCCAGCGGAGCAGACATGATTCAGAGTCTGATTTCATCCATTACTGATGTTTATGCCGAGATGGATCTTCTGCGCAATAATATGGATGATCTCGGTACTCAGGCACAGGACATCGGAGCGATCATTACCGTGATCGAAGATATCTCTGACCAGACTAACCTGCTGGCATTGAATGCTGCTATTGAGGCTGCCCGTGCTGGGGAGGCCGGACGCGGTTTTGCCGTGGTTGCGGACGAAGTACGCAAGCTGGCAGAAAAGAGTATGGATGCCACCAAGGAAGTTGCTCAGGCTATCTCAAATATTCAGATCGGAACTACGGCGAGCATAGAAGCCACCGGAAATGCGACCCAATCCGTTGAGCACAGCACAAAGCTTGCTGAGGAATCCGGCAAAGTTCTTGATTCTATTGTGGGAATTGTCGGTGAAACCGCGGTTCAGGTAGAATCCATTGCTGCTGCCAGTGAAGAACAGTCCGCAGCCAGTGAAGAAGTTACTCATGCTATGGATGAGATAAACACAATCTCAGGTGAGACAGCTAAATCCATGCAGCATGCGGCATCGACAGTTGAATCTGTTGCCCATAACGCTCAGGAGTTGAAATCACTGATCTCACAGTTGAAGAAAAGCTAA
- a CDS encoding response regulator transcription factor: MKILLVDDESELVSALAERLSFRGFDADWACSGAEAIDKVKNNEYDLAVLDVKMPRMSGLELRAELNNIRSGMKYIFLSGHGSEDDYKAGAAEAECYLVKPVKIEELVEKINLALGSK, from the coding sequence ATGAAGATTTTATTGGTTGATGATGAATCAGAACTGGTTTCAGCGTTGGCGGAAAGACTTTCCTTTAGGGGATTTGATGCTGATTGGGCCTGTTCCGGGGCGGAAGCAATAGATAAAGTTAAAAATAATGAATACGATCTCGCGGTTTTGGATGTGAAAATGCCTCGTATGAGCGGGCTGGAGCTCCGGGCCGAGCTGAACAATATTCGTTCAGGTATGAAATATATTTTTCTTTCGGGCCACGGTTCGGAAGATGATTACAAGGCGGGAGCGGCCGAAGCAGAGTGTTATCTGGTCAAGCCCGTTAAGATTGAAGAGCTGGTGGAAAAGATCAATCTGGCTCTGGGATCTAAATAA
- a CDS encoding response regulator: protein MSDLFIFSGLFCQADAIVKRLIDDINFKLVTDGDLVADAAALGGMSEKAIIKAFSPKTSIFNKFSHEKERAISWLRLALAQKLAEGQALLVSGMVTQLLSQEISHILKVCIIDDLQKRVEIARNESGLSKSEAEKEIHHSDEERAIWVRDITGNNDPWSSSLYDMIIPADKTGADESVALIKEQLNNAAVEVTEASKKAVQDFLLAAQVETALVTKGHNVLVSAKEGKVTLAINKKVLMVDRLEKDLREIAEPLEGVKSVDVTFGKEYYEADIYRRMDFELPSRVLLVDDEREFVKTLSERLLLRDLGSAVVYDGESALDVVKDDEPEVMILDLKMPGIDGIEVLRRVKSDRPNIEVIILTGHGSEDDRKTCMELGAFAYLNKPVDIDVLSKTLKDAYAKVRNA, encoded by the coding sequence ATGTCTGATCTATTTATCTTCAGCGGTCTGTTTTGTCAGGCTGATGCCATTGTAAAACGCTTGATAGATGACATTAATTTCAAGCTGGTTACAGATGGTGACCTCGTTGCTGATGCTGCAGCGCTTGGAGGAATGAGTGAAAAGGCCATAATTAAGGCTTTTTCTCCCAAGACTTCGATTTTCAATAAATTCAGCCATGAAAAAGAACGTGCTATTTCCTGGCTTCGTTTGGCTCTTGCTCAGAAACTTGCCGAAGGTCAGGCTCTGCTTGTATCTGGAATGGTTACTCAGCTTTTGTCTCAGGAAATCAGCCATATTCTCAAGGTTTGCATTATCGATGACTTGCAGAAGAGGGTGGAAATTGCTCGTAATGAGTCCGGTCTTTCCAAAAGTGAGGCTGAAAAAGAAATTCATCATAGTGATGAAGAGCGTGCCATATGGGTTCGCGACATAACCGGGAACAATGATCCCTGGTCTTCATCTCTCTACGATATGATTATCCCTGCAGATAAAACCGGTGCCGATGAATCCGTAGCTTTGATTAAAGAACAGCTGAACAACGCAGCTGTAGAGGTTACTGAAGCATCCAAAAAGGCTGTTCAGGATTTCCTGCTTGCTGCTCAGGTTGAGACTGCGTTGGTAACCAAAGGACATAATGTTCTCGTCAGTGCAAAAGAAGGCAAGGTAACTCTCGCCATTAATAAAAAAGTGCTCATGGTTGACCGCCTTGAGAAGGATCTGCGCGAAATAGCCGAACCTCTGGAAGGCGTGAAGAGCGTGGATGTGACCTTCGGCAAGGAATACTATGAGGCTGATATCTATCGCCGCATGGATTTCGAACTTCCTTCCCGTGTCCTGCTGGTTGACGATGAGCGTGAATTTGTTAAGACCCTCTCTGAACGTTTGCTGCTTCGTGACCTCGGTTCCGCAGTCGTTTACGACGGTGAGTCCGCACTTGATGTTGTTAAGGATGATGAGCCTGAAGTAATGATTCTTGACCTGAAGATGCCCGGCATCGACGGTATTGAGGTTCTGCGTCGTGTTAAATCCGACCGTCCCAACATTGAAGTTATCATCCTTACCGGTCACGGTTCCGAAGACGATCGCAAGACCTGTATGGAACTCGGCGCGTTCGCTTATCTGAATAAGCCTGTGGATATCGATGTTCTCAGCAAGACTCTTAAGGATGCTTACGCCAAAGTGCGTAACGCTTAA
- a CDS encoding HAMP domain-containing histidine kinase, whose amino-acid sequence MGASAQHKDRDGLCFFGQISAAISHDLKNVLAIINEDAGLLQDFSLMAAQGMELDPQRLIKLAEKIQGQVKRGDGIIKNMNRFAHSVDLPVCDVDFRELTELVISLLTRMASRKCVTVTLKEGEQVNGKGDPFTIQMLMAKALEYSMDSAGRDGKLGIEVSSVGGVNAVAISGLSEVLSEEQLAELESISVKAGAKSAYVQQDNILTLNF is encoded by the coding sequence ATGGGAGCATCAGCACAGCATAAAGACCGTGACGGACTCTGCTTTTTCGGGCAGATCAGCGCGGCTATTTCCCATGACCTCAAGAATGTCTTGGCAATCATCAATGAAGATGCCGGCCTGTTGCAGGATTTTTCACTCATGGCTGCGCAGGGCATGGAACTTGATCCCCAACGGCTGATTAAGTTGGCTGAGAAAATTCAGGGGCAGGTCAAAAGAGGTGACGGAATCATCAAAAACATGAATCGGTTTGCGCATAGTGTGGACCTTCCGGTATGTGATGTTGATTTCCGCGAACTCACGGAACTGGTTATTTCCCTGTTGACCCGCATGGCCTCACGTAAGTGTGTCACTGTCACTCTCAAAGAAGGTGAACAGGTCAACGGCAAGGGCGACCCGTTTACTATCCAGATGCTCATGGCTAAAGCTCTTGAGTATTCTATGGATAGTGCCGGCAGGGATGGAAAACTTGGCATCGAGGTAAGCTCTGTAGGTGGCGTTAATGCCGTAGCAATTTCAGGATTGAGTGAAGTCCTTTCTGAAGAACAACTTGCAGAGCTTGAATCAATTTCCGTTAAAGCGGGTGCTAAATCCGCATATGTCCAGCAGGACAATATATTAACTCTTAATTTTTAA
- a CDS encoding AAA family ATPase, whose protein sequence is MRNPFHTDILEPDQPFCNRVDELRELTSHGRNGMNAVLFAPRRYGKTSLVKRVQHSLSSENICVIYAQFMRLVSVEDLVHRLAKAIINGLDEYESILEKGKRWLAHFPSIQTSFTFDPVTGIPSIEVQLAKRQLDPIVALETIMDEVGSFLEKEDFQVCIALDEFQDIVDIKEPRVEALLREHIQRHKASYIFLGSRRRVLLDIFNNRGRPFYQSAIMMELTPLPEDESVEFIVEQFAQAGKKCSQDIAREITQKVEQYPYYLQALAYRTFELCDKECTKQDVAKAYDTLLENERYGYQGIIQGMSTGQLKLLRAIAAEGEAALTSNSFLQAYNLTLGGVQSARKFLSEQDLIEQNADKHWGIVDPVFRVWLRQAF, encoded by the coding sequence ATGAGAAACCCATTTCATACCGACATTCTGGAACCGGACCAACCATTCTGTAACCGCGTGGATGAATTGCGCGAACTTACCAGTCACGGTCGAAACGGCATGAACGCTGTTCTTTTCGCACCCAGACGCTACGGCAAGACCTCGCTGGTCAAGCGCGTGCAGCACAGTCTGAGTTCGGAAAATATCTGCGTGATTTACGCCCAATTCATGCGACTGGTTTCAGTGGAAGATCTGGTACACAGGTTAGCAAAAGCTATCATCAACGGACTGGATGAATACGAATCCATACTTGAAAAGGGAAAAAGGTGGCTGGCCCACTTCCCGTCAATTCAGACATCATTCACATTTGATCCGGTAACCGGGATTCCATCAATAGAAGTGCAACTGGCTAAACGTCAGCTTGATCCCATAGTTGCCCTCGAAACGATAATGGATGAAGTGGGTAGTTTCCTCGAAAAGGAAGACTTTCAGGTCTGCATTGCTCTGGATGAATTTCAGGATATAGTAGACATTAAGGAGCCTCGTGTAGAAGCCCTGCTTCGTGAACACATCCAACGCCACAAAGCTTCATACATTTTTCTTGGCAGCCGCCGCCGGGTACTGCTCGATATTTTCAACAACAGGGGCAGACCTTTTTACCAGAGTGCAATCATGATGGAACTCACCCCCCTGCCGGAAGATGAAAGTGTAGAATTTATAGTAGAACAATTCGCGCAGGCCGGTAAAAAATGTTCTCAAGACATTGCCAGAGAAATAACGCAGAAGGTCGAACAATATCCTTATTACCTGCAAGCTCTGGCCTACCGAACTTTTGAACTCTGCGATAAAGAATGCACCAAACAGGACGTAGCAAAAGCATACGATACTCTGCTTGAAAACGAACGCTACGGGTATCAAGGAATCATTCAAGGAATGAGTACAGGACAGCTCAAGCTGCTCCGCGCCATTGCTGCTGAAGGAGAAGCGGCCCTCACTTCAAACAGCTTCCTGCAAGCCTACAACCTTACTCTCGGCGGAGTACAATCAGCCCGCAAATTTCTCAGTGAACAGGATTTGATTGAGCAGAATGCCGACAAACACTGGGGGATTGTTGATCCTGTTTTTAGAGTTTGGTTGCGACAGGCATTTTAA
- a CDS encoding SulP family inorganic anion transporter: MLTRIFPFLGWFKKYSGAAFRADIISGLTVALVLIPQSMAYAQLAGMPAYYGLYASLLPPMVAALFGSSRQLATGPVAVVSLMTAASLEPLATAGSEGYIAYALLLALLVGVFQFLLGVLRLGLVVNFLSHPVVNGFTNAAAIIIASSQLSKMFGVYVDKAELHFETIMRVIKGAMHYTHLPTLGMGILAFAIMVGLKRVNPKIPNVLCAVVITTLLSWATGFNHDARVDISAIQDAEVQTLIADFNKSVTGIEDLAVKRTEIAALEDKAKADKNQIGYYDAEHDLAVVNYQVNVLKHKSHELRASLRHLLFDGVEQVDGSMTFYVQGKAPEGVTTDGRTWRVKVGNKLLDTASLKMMGGGAVVGNVPSGFPAIAVPSLDLKVILKLLPFAVIISLLGFMEAISIAKAMAAKTGQRLDPNQELIGQGLANMLGACGSAYPASGSFSRSAVNLQAGAVTGLSSVFTSAIVAVTLLFFTPLLYHLPQAVLAAVIMMAVIGLINASGFIHAWKAQKYDGAISIISFIATLAFAPHLDKGIMIGVALSLGVFLYKSMRPRVSSLSKGEDEVLCDASIHGLRECDHIAIVRFGGPLFFANASFLEDQITDRLMNMPKLKHIILVCSGINDIDASGEEALSLIVDTVRSGGRDISLSGVNESVMDVLERTHLLEKIGKDHVFADTDSALCRTHAQAHHDGTEDDCPLTTYCRVRGNA; encoded by the coding sequence ATGCTTACTAGAATTTTTCCTTTTCTGGGCTGGTTCAAAAAGTACAGCGGAGCGGCTTTTAGAGCGGACATCATTTCCGGTCTGACCGTTGCACTGGTTCTTATTCCCCAGTCCATGGCGTATGCGCAGCTTGCAGGTATGCCTGCTTACTACGGTCTTTACGCCTCTCTGCTTCCTCCCATGGTGGCAGCGTTGTTCGGCTCCAGCCGTCAGCTCGCTACCGGTCCCGTTGCTGTTGTATCCCTTATGACCGCAGCTTCCCTTGAGCCTCTGGCAACCGCAGGTAGTGAAGGCTATATCGCCTATGCATTGCTGCTGGCACTGCTGGTAGGTGTCTTCCAGTTCCTGCTCGGCGTTTTGCGCCTCGGTCTGGTTGTTAACTTCCTGTCTCACCCGGTTGTTAACGGTTTTACCAACGCAGCGGCTATCATTATTGCCTCTTCTCAGCTTTCAAAAATGTTCGGCGTTTACGTGGACAAAGCTGAGCTCCATTTTGAAACAATTATGAGAGTAATTAAGGGAGCAATGCATTATACCCACCTACCTACTTTGGGTATGGGGATTCTGGCCTTCGCCATCATGGTCGGGCTGAAGCGGGTTAACCCAAAGATTCCAAACGTACTTTGTGCTGTTGTAATCACCACTCTGCTTTCATGGGCTACCGGCTTTAACCATGATGCGAGAGTTGATATCTCCGCTATTCAGGATGCTGAGGTACAGACCCTTATTGCTGATTTCAATAAGTCTGTTACCGGCATTGAAGACCTTGCGGTTAAACGTACTGAAATTGCGGCCCTTGAAGATAAGGCCAAGGCAGATAAAAACCAGATCGGTTACTACGATGCAGAGCATGATCTTGCGGTAGTTAATTATCAGGTTAATGTTCTTAAGCATAAATCCCATGAACTGCGCGCTTCTTTGCGTCATCTCCTCTTTGACGGTGTAGAGCAGGTCGATGGCTCCATGACTTTCTACGTACAGGGTAAAGCTCCCGAGGGTGTAACCACCGATGGGCGTACCTGGCGTGTAAAAGTTGGGAACAAATTACTCGACACCGCTTCTTTGAAAATGATGGGCGGCGGGGCTGTTGTCGGAAACGTTCCTTCAGGCTTTCCCGCAATTGCGGTTCCCTCTCTTGATCTTAAGGTTATCCTTAAGCTGCTTCCTTTCGCAGTTATCATTTCTCTGCTTGGTTTCATGGAAGCTATCTCTATTGCAAAGGCTATGGCTGCCAAAACCGGCCAGAGACTTGACCCTAACCAGGAACTTATCGGTCAGGGGCTTGCCAACATGCTTGGTGCTTGCGGTTCTGCATACCCTGCTTCCGGTTCGTTCTCCCGTTCCGCAGTTAACCTGCAGGCTGGTGCTGTAACCGGACTTTCCAGTGTATTTACCTCCGCCATTGTGGCCGTAACCCTGCTGTTTTTCACTCCGCTGCTGTACCATCTGCCGCAGGCTGTTCTGGCTGCCGTTATCATGATGGCTGTTATCGGACTGATCAACGCATCCGGTTTTATCCACGCATGGAAGGCCCAGAAATATGACGGAGCTATCTCAATTATTTCATTTATTGCAACTCTTGCCTTTGCACCGCACCTTGATAAGGGTATCATGATTGGTGTGGCTCTTTCGCTTGGCGTGTTTCTTTATAAGAGTATGCGTCCGCGCGTTTCAAGCCTGTCAAAGGGAGAGGATGAAGTGTTGTGTGATGCAAGTATTCATGGTCTGCGTGAGTGTGATCATATCGCGATTGTCCGTTTTGGCGGTCCCCTGTTCTTCGCAAACGCTAGTTTTCTTGAAGACCAGATTACCGATCGTCTGATGAATATGCCTAAGTTGAAGCATATCATTCTTGTTTGCAGCGGTATTAACGATATTGACGCATCCGGCGAAGAAGCTCTTTCCTTGATTGTTGATACTGTCAGAAGCGGTGGAAGAGATATCTCTCTTTCTGGCGTAAATGAGAGTGTTATGGATGTGCTTGAAAGGACTCATTTGCTTGAGAAAATCGGAAAAGATCATGTGTTTGCAGATACCGACAGTGCTCTTTGCAGAACCCATGCTCAAGCTCATCATGATGGTACTGAGGATGATTGTCCGCTCACAACATATTGCCGTGTTCGCGGTAACGCCTAG
- a CDS encoding response regulator translates to MAEKVLLVDDEKEFVEGLAERMELRGMNVTACTNPQEALDKVDSETFDAIVLDLQMPGIDGIEALKHIRKSRPEMQVILLSGHATVEKGIEAMKLGAMDFVEKPADINVLTDKIKKAQAKKMILVEEKTEEKVKDILSHKGW, encoded by the coding sequence ATGGCAGAAAAAGTACTTCTGGTTGATGACGAAAAGGAATTTGTTGAAGGTTTGGCTGAACGTATGGAACTGCGCGGTATGAATGTAACCGCATGTACCAATCCGCAGGAAGCTCTCGACAAGGTTGATTCTGAAACTTTCGATGCAATTGTACTCGATCTCCAGATGCCCGGAATCGATGGTATCGAAGCCCTTAAGCACATCAGAAAGTCCAGACCCGAAATGCAGGTTATCCTGCTTAGCGGTCACGCAACCGTAGAGAAAGGCATTGAGGCAATGAAACTCGGCGCGATGGATTTTGTTGAAAAGCCTGCCGACATCAACGTGTTGACCGACAAGATCAAGAAAGCACAGGCTAAGAAGATGATCCTCGTGGAAGAAAAGACCGAGGAAAAAGTTAAGGATATTCTGAGCCACAAGGGCTGGTAA